ATCACGTGCGGCCGGGAATTACCGGCTGGGCGCAGGTAAAGGGCTGGCGGGGCGATACTTCAATTCATAAACGAATTGAGTGTGACATTGAATATATTGAAAAATGGACGTTGTGGTTTGATATTAAAGTATTTTTTATGACCTTTAAAGCAGTATTTGAAAGTGGCTATTAAAGCCCAGGGTATTTCTTAAAGCGAGGGTGGTGAGCATGGAGCAAAGATTAAATAAAAAAAGCAAAAATTTTAAACCTTCAAACATCGGGAAGTTTATGCTTGTTAGGGTAAAAGAACGTTGGCTTTATGCAATCATTGGGGTATTTGTTTTTTTGGCGGCACTGTTTATTTTTGGTGGCTGGGAAGGCGAAGCGTTAATAATTTCAATCATGGTGTCATTTTTTAGTTTTGCTATTCTGCTATTTACCGGAAAACAGTTACACTGGGATGCATTGATAGTCATCATTTTTTTTGGGGTCATTTTTTGTTTGATCACCCCGATTTTAGATACGCCCGATGAAACGGCTCATTTAGCCCGGGCGATGTATGTCGCTGAAGGAAATTTTTTTGTCAGCAATGTTGAATCAGAATTGACAATCAGTCAGGATTACGGCCGTTTGCATGAGCAAGCGCAAAAGACGATCCTGGAAAATGACTTAAATATTCATGACAGTAGTATCCATGCCGTTGAAAGTAACGGATTGAAAGCAACAAATGCCTATGCCTTTATATCTTACCTACCACAAGCGTTTGGGATTGGATTGGGGCGATTAGTCAATTTTAGTGTCCTCTGGTCGTTTTATCTGGGGAGAATAACCAATTTGCTTTTTTATACGGTGATGATTTCTTTGGCCATTAAGTTGACACCGGTTTTTAAACAGCTATTTTTTGTGGTCGGAACGATACCAATGGGCGTGTATATTGCTGCTTCATATAATCAGGATTCTTTTGGAATCGGGATGATCCTGGTGACCATTGCATATTTCTTATATTTATCAAATAAGGAGGCTCATGCGATTCGGTTGATCAATATTGTTGTTTATATGGGCTTGTGTATGTTGATTACCTTATCAAAGTTTCCGTTTGTACTGCTTATTTTATTACCGGTCTTTATTTCCCCTGGGAAATTTGACAAAC
This is a stretch of genomic DNA from Acetobacterium woodii DSM 1030. It encodes these proteins:
- a CDS encoding DUF2142 domain-containing protein, translated to MEQRLNKKSKNFKPSNIGKFMLVRVKERWLYAIIGVFVFLAALFIFGGWEGEALIISIMVSFFSFAILLFTGKQLHWDALIVIIFFGVIFCLITPILDTPDETAHLARAMYVAEGNFFVSNVESELTISQDYGRLHEQAQKTILENDLNIHDSSIHAVESNGLKATNAYAFISYLPQAFGIGLGRLVNFSVLWSFYLGRITNLLFYTVMISLAIKLTPVFKQLFFVVGTIPMGVYIAASYNQDSFGIGMILVTIAYFLYLSNKEAHAIRLINIVVYMGLCMLITLSKFPFVLLILLPVFISPGKFDKRRTYLLAYAAILITAVFAVIWMKSYSAIPHPFLPAGANMQDQIEFLFSSPIENFQILGKNIFEGLINNLMLFDFGWLSYSSNGLGMLYVFFFGAISVFYPRTMMQNKLTRLGSLVVLLGIYVAIELSMYLTWTPVGLTVINGVQGRYFIGLLPLVPLVVNIGPSFSQINPIQAKQYQELMTIIPVYFIMASLALTLSQYY